The Epinephelus lanceolatus isolate andai-2023 chromosome 1, ASM4190304v1, whole genome shotgun sequence genome has a window encoding:
- the rps10 gene encoding small ribosomal subunit protein eS10, translated as MLMPKKNRIAIYELLFKEGVMVAKKDVHLAKHPELADKNVPNLHVMKAMQSLKSCGYVKEQFAWRHFYWYLTNEGIQYLRDFLHLPPEIVPATLRRQTRPETARPRPKGMEGERPARLNRSEADRDAYRRSAAPPGADKKAEAGAGAATEFQFRGGFGRGRGQQPQ; from the exons ATGCTGATGCCCAAGAAGAATCGCATTGCTATCTATGAGCTCCTCTTCAAGGAGGGAGTCATGGTGGCCAAGAAAGATGTCCACCTGGCCAAGCATCCGGAGCTTGCTGACAAGAATGTGCCCAACCTTCATGTGATGAAAGCGATGCAG TCCCTGAAGTCCTGTGGGTACGTCAAGGAGCAATTCGCCTGGCGTCATTTCTACTGGTACCTCACCAACGAAGGTATCCAGTACCTGAGAGACTTCCTCCACCTTCCCCCTGAGATTGTGCCCGCCACCCTGCGTCGCCAGACCCGCCCTGAGACCGCAAGGCCCAGGCCCAAGG gAATGGAAGGAGAGAGGCCTGCCCGCCTTAACCGTAGTGAGGCCGACAGAGATGCATACAGGCGATCTGCTGCACCCC CTGGTGCTGATAAGAAAGCCGAGGCTGGTGCTGGAGCTGCCACAGAATTCCAGTTC AGGGGAGGGTTTGGACGCGGCAGAGGACAGCAGCCTCagtaa